The Rosa chinensis cultivar Old Blush chromosome 7, RchiOBHm-V2, whole genome shotgun sequence DNA segment ctctttttttcaagTCCTTTGAattcttttcttccttctttgatCACTTCAATATACATAAACCATGGGTTTTCGATTGCCTCAAATTGCTAGCACAAAGACACCAGATATCCCAAAAGGCTACTTTGCAGTCTATGTTGGAGAGAGCCAGAAGAAACGATTTGTGGTTCCAATATCATATTTGAACCAACCTTTGTTTCAGGATTTGCTGAGTCAAGCTGAAGAAGAATTTGGATACCATCATCCAATGGGTGGTATCACAATTCCTTGCAGTGAAGACACCTTCATTGATCTCACTTCCTGCTTAAGTGTGTGAGTAAACACTAATGAAGCGGATCTTGGATCCAAAACATCCTCATTTTGAAACTCACTGCTGAGTCAAAATGAAGAAGAGGCTTCAGTTGATAATTTGATCATCCACTGAATCAAATCACTCTTGTGCTAACGGGAAACCAGCCTGCTGTACTCTTGAAGCTACTTCTGAGCTGAAGAAAGATTTCCAAATTTTGAAGAAGAATCAAATCACATCTTATGAAGCAGGCAAATATGAACATTGTATATACTCTCTAAGCAATTAGTCTAAAGTCCATGAGACTCCAAATTTTGAACTCAATGACAGTCAAGTGCTGTCTTTTTaatcttatgtacaatatatgGGAATGTAAAAGAATATATTTCAATTGCGGATAAACTTTCTTGTCTTATTTTTCATGATCTCATTTATCTTCTTGTAGCGATATAATTACCTAATCACAGCATATGTTGAAAAGGAAATAATACTTGATGATATAATGGCTCATCTGATTTTTCACAATGGCATGCCTAATATCAGATGGTGTCTAATTAGACACATCAATATTAACATTACCACAAAATATCTGCAGATAGAGCCAGAAACTGTCAATATGGTAAAGGATGATATCTTAGCAGATGAAaaataggaaaagaaaagtGAGGAATACAATAGCTTTCCATTTTGCGggtaaagaaagagaaaaaaccaaacctagaaaaaaaatatagaagtGCATGTGGAGGAATTTTCAAGCACAGATCAGCAGCATTACAATCTCTGAGAATTAAATACCAGTAAGGTAATGGTGCCATAATATACAATAATGATGTAAACTGAAGTGCAGTGAGTTtcaaaatgaataaaaagtgcAGTAAACATCTAGAAATAAGGGAAGATATAAACCATTGTACGCTAAATATCAGTTCAAGTAGGAGTTGAAAAAGGATTATCTGAATACCATTCTTGATACCCAAGTAATCAAAAGATTATAGAATTTCCAGTTCGAACAAGGAAACAgtatattatatgtgtgtgtgtgtgcgcgcgcgcgcgaCCACGCCCATATCTGGATATGTACCTGTAACTGTCCAAATTTCTTAGTGGTAGGGTAAAAGAAGTTGAgtagaaaaaatgaaataattcCTCAGCTTGTTGGAACTGGAGATCATAGAGATATCATAGATATCAATCATATCATAGATGAAATAATTCCTCAGCTTGTTGGAACTGGAGATCATAGATATAATACATGAAGCAGCGAAACCACATGCTAGGTTGGCTTGGTTATCCACCAATACTTGTCTGCAAAGAAACCCTACACACCAGCTTAGAGTAGAACTTCAAGTCTGAAGCGGGAAGATATCTCACTTTGGGTGGTCCCTGTTGTCTGTCAACTCAAGGAAGTACCAGACGACAGTTGCATATGTATCTGCTGGGGGATGAGTTATGTGAAGGACAAGACAACCCATgtgatttcttcatttggaacaACCTAGTGTCCCTCATTGGTGCCAATGTTAACCACTCATTTCATGTAGCAGATGATCTTCCACATACCCTTTCATCATCTATATATAGACATACCAATTCATGATCAGTAACTCAACTCCTCTCATTCATTAAACATTCAAACTTTCTCTCTTTCCCAGATCCTTTCAAGTCTTTTTATTGTTTATCCACTTGGGATATAGAAGCCATGGGTTTCAAGCTGCCTGGAATTGTTAGCCCCAAAAGAAGTCTTACCCGATCTTCATCTAATGCAAACAAGACAGCTTCAAAAACCTTAGATATCCCAAAAGGCTATTTTGCGGTCTATGTTGGAGAGAGCCAGAAGAAGCGATTTGTGATTCCAATATCATACTTGAACCAACCTTCattcatggatttactgagTCAAGCTGAAGAAGAATTTGGATATGATCATCCCATGGGCGGTATTACAATTCCTTACAGTGAGGACACCTTCCTTGATCTCACTTCCAGCTTAAGTGTGTGActgaatgatgaaatgaaaatgGGATCCAACTTCATATTCAAAAGGCTTCAGAATTTCAGAACATGCTGCTGagtcaagatgaagaagaggcGAGGCCATGATTGATCATCAACTGAACCGACTCAGCTTCTGCTTAGGGGAAGCTTGTGCGTGTTTGCAGCTGCAATGGAGCTGAGCTGAAAGATACACAAGTTATGAAGCAGACATATGAGAATATTGTATGCATCTTCAACAACGATTGGTGCAAAAATCACGGGGTTCCAATTTTGAACtgaaaaaaagtgaaattatgTATTCAATCCGTGTAAACTTAGCTATCCCAAGAAACATTTTGGGAACAAAGAATATACTACAATTCTCATCAACTTACTTGTCTTTTTTTTCACCACACCATTACCGTTAGTCACTAACTCGTCTTACAGTATTATTTGGCATCCAATCATCCAAAATCAACGATGGGGAATACTTCCTCATTAACACACATGTGCAGAAAGGGATTTAATATTTTAGCTTGATCGCCTCTGCAGCATTCAAGAGTCAAGACTGAACTTGTGTGCTTCTCATGCATGTGATATTCAACACCAAATCAGGAGGACTACTTGCAGGTTTTACAATATGAACAGGAAGAGTATGAATGGAACAAGTTGAGCTAAACTTTTAAGCCCAGGAATATATGGGGGCATGTATAAACCAGCAAGAACAAATAGTGATGTTGTTCAAGTAGCTCAGTCaaatgcattaaaaaaaaatttaaaaaaaagtttatcTGATTTCCATTCTTCAAACCCAAGGATAAGGAATATTGAGTTCAAGTAAGCATCGGAAAGAGAAGAGGTTTTCAGacgcatttcatcaaacaggtGGTGGGCAACATCTCAATTTTTCATGTGCATTCATAAAACAAACAGAAACGAAGAAAAACGAAGACCCAGAAAGCAAAGGTAGACTACCTGGAATCATAagatcaacaaaaaaaaacccaaaaaaatttgGACCATTTCTCGATTTATGCGTGTCATCCTTGCGCAGGGGCCATGCTAATCTTCTCTGTATCATTCCAATTTTATCGGATGTCCCCGAAGGGACGAGCTGCATTGCTAAGCATTCGTATATGAAGAGCCTTAGGTTACTACTGTTTCTCGATGTGGGACTCTTACAAAATGTTTTAAAAGCACACGTGCCTCACGTGTCCTGTCTCAAGTGCAACTCTATGCGAGTAAAAGTGAAAAAACTAACAGACTTTGGCTACTTATACGTGAAACTAGAACAGATGAATTGATTTATACATGCAACACTACTATTGAATAGTAGTTTTGAATTATTAGAATCCAAATCAAGTTGGTGATGTAGATCCTACATTCGTAACTTGCTTTCTTCTTCGTTGTCTTCCTATATTCAGGACAAATGAAATAAGCACAAGCAAATGCACCTCTTGCAATCTCCAAAATACCTTAAGAAGCATTCCTAGTCGGTGTGGTGCACTGTGTTTTCTAGGAGCAAGGAATCATTCTTGAAACTTACTGGACTGAGGGTTGAGCAAGAACTAACTCCCTACCAGCCAATGCTTTTCGGTGTGTTCTGTCTTTAGTACATTTGCCCCATACAAATTATACCTTCAGAATCTCTCACTACAAATCCAATAACACCACCCTTGTAGGTGTCCTAGCCTGTCAAAAGCTTTCCATCAACATTTACTCTTAACCATCCCACTGGTGGGAGCTTTCAATCGTAAGCCTTGACTTTGTTGTTTCGATCTGGACTTCCTAGCAGGGTGACGAAACTGAACATCTTTGAGCATATTGGAAGACATGAAAAGCTTGAACCTGCAGTAGTATAAAGAAAAGTAGTTAATTGAAAGAATCTGAAGACAGAGTTGGAGCACACTCTTGAAACCAATTTGCAGGAGGAACAGACAACACTATGTAAGTTGAGTATAATTGTGCAAACCAAGGTCAAAGTGTTCCCCAATGTACATATGGATCATACTGCAAAACAAAAGCTTACTGAACTAACCTAGCTACCAAAGATTTGGTGTAAACCACACATTTTGGATTCAATCCTCGACTCAAATGATTTATAGGACAACTCAAGGGTTCGACGCTCCTCTTTGTCAGGGAAAACACCCCAAAGTCAACTATAGGTGATGTTTCAATACTAAGCCAATCAAAAGCAAAATAGATGCAATTTCTTTCAAGTGTCATATCATCCGAACCACTAAGACCTCCCACAGAAGAGATGCATTTGTTGTTAAGCATGCACAAAAACAATATCTGACTACAAAGGTCAACAATCTCCACCCAGCAAGCACCACCACTACTATTACAGTACTACAAGTCTCCAACTTCAACACTTGAAATCCTTCAGTCACCTATGCTAGAGTGGTGTTATGCAACATAAGAAACAGTTCATGTGATTCAAAATCCTTCACCAGCTACCAAGTCCGAGAGTAGATCCTATAGTCAATAAGTATTCTCCCACCATCAGTCCATCACTAATGCATAACTAACCTTTCAGCTGTGTTGCAGGAACGCCCCCATTCAATTTGATGTCAAACACCATTAGAAATTCCAATGCGCTGCGAGTTGCAGCATATAATTTTCCTCGACTATTTCTACATCCCGAAAATCGAGACCATCCTcagttttttttatgtttttataatAGGCTAGGGAATATATTTGGTCAAACATATAGGTGAAATGGGTTAGTGTAGCTCTATT contains these protein-coding regions:
- the LOC121050741 gene encoding auxin-induced protein 15A-like, with product MGFKLPGIVSPKRSLTRSSSNANKTASKTLDIPKGYFAVYVGESQKKRFVIPISYLNQPSFMDLLSQAEEEFGYDHPMGGITIPYSEDTFLDLTSSLSV
- the LOC112179816 gene encoding auxin-induced protein 15A — its product is MGFRLPQIASTKTPDIPKGYFAVYVGESQKKRFVVPISYLNQPLFQDLLSQAEEEFGYHHPMGGITIPCSEDTFIDLTSCLSV